In one window of Mauremys reevesii isolate NIE-2019 linkage group 22, ASM1616193v1, whole genome shotgun sequence DNA:
- the LOC120388437 gene encoding cytochrome P450 2G1-like produces the protein MGGGYVTTLLLLLCISGLIYLLVRRPRSQRSHLPPGPAPLPFLGNALELKAEGMVNSLRELRDKYGPVFTVHLGPRRVVVLWGYEAVKEALEDRADEFSGRGKLAAFEEAVQGFGLLFSNGERWRQLRRFSLAALQDFGTGQRSVEQQIQDQAQRLVEEFRKTKGSPFDPTFFLSRSASSVICSIVFGQRFDSADESFLDLLAKTNQLFVRFSSTWGQLYEMFSWVMRFLPGAHKQIFRDLEDINSFILERIKANQASLDRDNPRDFIDCFLLQMEKEILNPATEFHLRNLVLTAFNLFFIGTQTVSSTLRYGLLILLTHPEVEEKMTQEIDRVIGRSHMPAVEDRSRMPYTDAVIHEIQRFSDVIPMNLPHALTWDTHFRGYTIPKGTEVFPVLSSVLRDPSRFRDPERFDPGRFLDEQGQFKANEAFMPFSTGSLISWMLKQLQANPE, from the exons ATGGGGGGCGGATACGTAACcactcttctgctgctgctgtgcattTCAGGCCTGATCTACCTCCTCGTGCGCAGACCGAGGTCCCAGAGAAGCCACCttccccccggccccgctcccctgcCTTTCCTGGGCAACGCGCTAGAGCTGAAAGCGGAGGGGATGGTGAATTCGCTCAGGGAG CTCAGGGACAAGTACGGCCCGGTCTTCACGGTTCATCTGGGCCCCCGGCGGGTCGTGGTCCTGTGGGGGTACGAGGCCGTGAAGGAGGCCCTGGAGGATCGAGCCGACGAGTTCAGCGGGAGAGGGAAGCTGGCGGCCTTCGAGGAGGCTGTCCAGGGGTTTG GGCTGCTCTTCTCCAACGGGGAGCGGTGGCGGCAGCTGCGCCGGTTCTCCCTCGCCGCGCTGCAGGACTTCGGCACGGGGCAGCGGAGCGTGGAGCAGCAGATCCAGGACCAGGCCCAGCGCCTGGTGGAGGAGTTCAGGAAAACCAAGG GTTCGCCCTTCGACCCCACCTTCTTCCTGAGCCGCTCGGCCTCCAGCGTCATCTGCTCCATCGTCTTCGGCCAGCGCTTCGATTCCGCGGACGAGAGCTTCCTCGACTTGCTGGCCAAGACCAACCAGCTCTTCGTGCGGTTCAGCTCCACCTGGGGACAG CTCTACGAGATGTTTTCCTGGGTCATGCGCTTCCTTCCAGGAGCCCACAAACAGATCTTCCGAGACCTGGAGGACATCAACAGCTTCATCTTGGAGAGGATCAAAGCGAACCAGGCGTCTCTGGACCGTGATAACCCGCGGGATTTCATCGACTGCTTCCTCCTCCAGATGGAAAAG GAAATCCTGAACCCCGCCACGGAATTCCACCTCAGAAACTTGGTCCTGACGGCGTTCAACCTCTTCTTCATCGGCACCCAGACCGTCAGCTCCACCCTGCGCTACGGACTCCTGATCCTGCTGACACACCCGGAGGTGGAAG AGAAGATGACCCAGGAGATCGACCGGGTGATCGGGCGTAGCCACATGCCGGCGGTGGAGGACCGGAGCCGGATGCCCTACACCGACGCCGTCATCCACGAGATTCAGAGGTTCAGCGACGTTATTCCCATGAACCTCCCGCACGCCCTGACCTGGGACACCCACTTCAGGGGCTACACCATTCCCAAG GGCACGGAGGTGTTCCCAGTGCTGAGCTCTGTGCTGCGGGACCCCAGCCGCTTCAGGGACCCCGAGAGATTCGACCCCGGGCGCTTCCTCGACGAGCAGGGTCAATTCAAGGCGAACGAGGCCTTCATGCCATTCTCCACAG GGTCTTTAATAAGCTGGATGCTGAAGCAGTTACAAGCAAACCCCGAATGA